From Longimicrobium sp., one genomic window encodes:
- the lon gene encoding endopeptidase La encodes MSEKLMLPVLPLRETVIFPGTAVPISAGRPGTLQAIEAALAGDRRMFAVAQKENRDDVEHDNLYTVGTIVRIAQVQKGGGGVQLLIHGESRAMALQFVDAGHGLTAHARAMTEQPPVNAEDPAFVALNRELRDRAAELGRRRGIPAEMLQQFMEGVTEPGAFADLVSFYVEMPPEAKQKLLESLSVEERLRSLLLIVQRQLALIEAQEEIQQQVQEELGERQREMLLREQMKAIQRELGEEDEGREVEELREKIEALGLSETVREDIDRELGRLERTNPQSAEYQVIRTYLEWVTDLPWSTRTEDSLNLGAAEEVLNEDHYGLEDVKDRVLEFLAVRQLAARRAEAEVKEDAAVEAEALEGTEAEQPVEVLEKEIAEAKAKATAKGPILLFAGPPGVGKTSIAKSIARALGRKYVRIALGGVRDEADVRGHRRTYVGAMPGRIVQALKQAKSRNPVILLDEVDKLGVSYQGDPSSALLEVLDPAQNHEFTDHYLGVPFDLSEVLFIATANYTENIPAPLYDRMEAVEFRGYTELEKKNIAQRYLVPRQTEQSGLEEGELELSEAALERLITEYTREAGVRQLEREVGKVARKAARRIATGGTTRVVVERDDVNEFLGRTRVHPERASTEDVLGVATGMYYTPVGGDIMFIEVSAQQRAHTPASGDADGAQPGFGNLVLTGQLGDVMKESARAALTYARANAARYGIDPRKAWGSELHIHVPAGAIPKDGPSAGVAMTAALVSALSGTPVRNDVAMTGEVTLTGRVLPIGGVKEKLLGAHRAGIRIILLPRENLADLEDLPAEVLEQMEVHGAGTIDEALSIALRGAKMSEGRLLFPELPLPGGGGRGMEGELRLHRGA; translated from the coding sequence ATGAGCGAGAAGTTGATGCTGCCCGTTCTGCCCCTGAGGGAAACGGTCATCTTCCCGGGAACGGCCGTGCCCATCTCGGCGGGCCGCCCCGGGACGCTGCAAGCCATCGAGGCGGCGCTCGCGGGCGACCGGCGGATGTTCGCCGTCGCCCAGAAGGAGAACCGCGACGACGTGGAGCACGACAACCTGTACACCGTCGGCACCATCGTGCGCATTGCGCAGGTGCAGAAGGGCGGCGGTGGGGTGCAGCTGCTGATCCACGGCGAGTCGCGCGCCATGGCGCTGCAGTTCGTGGACGCCGGGCACGGGCTGACGGCGCACGCGCGGGCGATGACGGAGCAGCCGCCGGTGAACGCCGAAGACCCGGCGTTCGTGGCGCTGAACCGCGAGCTGCGCGACCGCGCGGCCGAGCTGGGCCGGCGCCGCGGGATCCCCGCCGAAATGCTGCAGCAATTCATGGAGGGCGTCACCGAGCCCGGCGCGTTCGCCGACCTGGTGTCGTTCTACGTGGAAATGCCGCCGGAGGCCAAGCAGAAGCTGCTGGAAAGCCTTTCCGTCGAGGAGCGGCTGCGCTCCCTGCTGCTGATCGTGCAGCGCCAGCTGGCCCTGATCGAGGCGCAGGAAGAGATCCAGCAGCAGGTGCAGGAGGAGCTGGGCGAGCGCCAGCGCGAAATGCTGCTGCGCGAGCAGATGAAGGCCATCCAGCGCGAGCTGGGCGAGGAAGACGAGGGCCGCGAGGTGGAGGAGCTTCGCGAAAAGATCGAGGCGCTGGGGCTGTCGGAGACCGTGCGCGAAGACATCGATCGCGAGCTGGGGCGGCTGGAGCGCACCAACCCGCAGAGCGCCGAGTACCAGGTGATCCGCACCTACCTGGAGTGGGTGACGGACCTGCCGTGGAGCACGCGCACCGAGGACAGCCTGAACCTGGGCGCGGCCGAAGAGGTGCTGAACGAGGACCACTACGGCCTGGAAGACGTCAAGGACCGCGTGCTGGAGTTCCTGGCCGTGCGCCAGCTGGCCGCGCGCCGCGCCGAGGCCGAGGTCAAGGAAGATGCGGCGGTCGAAGCCGAGGCGCTGGAAGGCACCGAGGCCGAGCAGCCGGTGGAGGTGCTGGAAAAGGAGATCGCCGAGGCCAAGGCCAAGGCGACCGCCAAGGGGCCCATCCTGCTGTTCGCGGGCCCTCCGGGCGTGGGCAAGACGTCCATCGCCAAGAGCATCGCGCGGGCGCTGGGCCGCAAGTACGTGCGCATCGCCCTGGGTGGCGTGCGCGATGAGGCGGACGTGCGCGGCCACCGGCGCACCTACGTGGGCGCCATGCCCGGCCGCATCGTGCAGGCGCTGAAGCAGGCCAAGAGCCGCAACCCGGTGATCCTGCTGGACGAGGTCGACAAGCTGGGCGTGAGCTACCAGGGCGACCCGTCGTCGGCGCTGCTGGAGGTGCTGGACCCGGCGCAGAACCACGAGTTCACCGACCACTACCTGGGCGTGCCGTTCGACCTCAGCGAGGTGCTGTTCATCGCCACGGCCAACTACACGGAGAACATCCCGGCGCCGCTGTACGACCGCATGGAGGCCGTGGAGTTCCGCGGGTACACGGAGCTGGAGAAGAAGAACATCGCCCAGCGCTACCTGGTTCCGCGCCAGACGGAGCAGTCCGGGCTGGAAGAGGGCGAGCTGGAGCTCAGCGAGGCGGCGCTGGAGCGGCTGATCACCGAGTACACCCGCGAGGCCGGCGTTCGGCAGCTGGAGCGCGAGGTGGGCAAGGTGGCGCGCAAGGCGGCCCGCCGCATCGCCACGGGCGGCACCACGCGCGTGGTCGTCGAGCGCGACGACGTGAACGAGTTCCTGGGCCGCACGCGGGTTCACCCGGAGCGCGCGAGCACCGAAGACGTGCTGGGCGTGGCGACGGGGATGTACTACACGCCGGTGGGCGGCGACATCATGTTCATCGAGGTGTCGGCGCAGCAGCGCGCGCACACGCCCGCCAGCGGCGACGCCGACGGGGCGCAGCCCGGGTTCGGAAACCTGGTGCTGACCGGGCAGCTGGGCGACGTGATGAAGGAGTCGGCCCGCGCGGCGCTGACCTACGCCCGCGCAAACGCGGCGCGCTACGGCATCGACCCCCGCAAGGCATGGGGATCGGAGCTTCACATCCACGTCCCCGCCGGCGCCATTCCCAAGGACGGGCCGTCCGCGGGCGTGGCGATGACGGCGGCGCTGGTGTCGGCCCTGTCGGGAACGCCCGTCCGCAACGACGTGGCGATGACGGGCGAGGTCACGCTCACGGGGCGGGTGCTGCCCATCGGCGGCGTCAAGGAAAAGCTGCTGGGCGCCCACCGCGCGGGCATCCGCATCATTCTCCTGCCCAGGGAGAACCTGGCGGACCTGGAGGACCTGCCGGCCGAGGTGCTGGAGCAGATGGAGGTGCACGGCGCCGGCACCATCGACGAAGCGCTCTCCATTGCGCTCCGCGGGGCCAAGATGAGCGAGGGCCGCCTGCTCTTTCCCGAGCTGCCGCTGCCCGGCGGCGGTGGCCGGGGGATGGAAGGCGAGCTGCGCCTTCACCGCGGCGCCTGA